A window of the Lactuca sativa cultivar Salinas chromosome 5, Lsat_Salinas_v11, whole genome shotgun sequence genome harbors these coding sequences:
- the LOC111880182 gene encoding L-2-hydroxyglutarate dehydrogenase, mitochondrial isoform X1, whose amino-acid sequence MMKLKKLSRNLAQIPSMRKKFSSSAAAGIQKEKTDCVVIGAGVVGIAVARELCLNHNRNVLVIESASTFGTGSSSRNSEVIHGGIYYPPNSLKARFCVRGRRLLYEYCKEHGIPHKQIGKLIVACGHEELPKLNYLLNRGNENGVEGLRMMKGSDAMKLEPELQCLKALWSPTSGIIDSHSLMLSLMGEAETHGTIFSYNSTVIGAHMEGNQINLHISETKSLKNLDSKSQGNPDIILLPKLVVNAAGLTSTALARRFNGINHGVIPQSYYARGCYFSLSNITVSPFKHLIYPIPEDGGLGVHVTLDLDGNVKFGPDVEWLSDIDDISSMQNNFDYTVCADRANKFYPAIRRYYPSLNDASLQPAYAGIRPKIAGPGDAFSDFIIQGEEGHGIPGLVNLFGIESPGLTSSMAIAEHVAAKLSRF is encoded by the exons ATGATGAAATTGAAGAAGTTATCGAGGAATTTGGCACAAATACCATCAATGCGTAAGAAGTTTAGCTCTTCAGCAGCAGCAGGAATTCAGAAGGAGAAGACGGATTGTGTGGTGATAGGGGCAGGTGTTGTGGGAATAGCTGTAGCCAGAGAATTGTGTTTGAATCATAATAGAAATGTTTTAGTGATCGAATCCGCTTCCACTTTCGGCACCGGTAGCAGTTCGCGTAATAGCGAAGTCATTCATGGCGGAATCTATTACCCTCCCAATTCTCTCAAG GCTCGTTTTTGTGTTAGAGGAAGAAGGTTACTATATGAATACTGCAAGGAACATGGGATTCCACATAAGCAAATTGGGAAGCTAATAGTAGCTTGTGGACATGAAGAGCTTCCAAAGTTGAATTATCTTTTGAATCGTGGGAATGAAAATGGAGTTGAAGGGCTAAGAATGATGAAGGGATCTGATGCAATGAAATTGGAGCCTGAGTTGCAATGCCTGAAAGCTTTATGGTCTCCAACTTCAGGAATAATCGATTCACATTCCTTAATGCTCTCACTAATG ggTGAAGCAGAAACTCATGGAACAATTTTTTCTTACAACTCAACTGTGATTGGTGCTCATATGGAAGGAAATCAAATTAATCTCCACATTTCTGAGACCAAATCTTTAAAAAACTTGGATTCAAAGTCTCAAGGGAACCCGGATATTATACTTCTCCCTAAACTTGTAGTCAACGCTGCAGGGTTGACTTCTACAGCTCTTGCAAGGCGTTTTAATGGCATAAATCATGGAGTGATTCCTCAATCTTATTATGCACGTGGATGTTATTTTTCTTTATCGAATATTACAGTTTCGCCATTTAAACATTTGATTTATCCTATACCTGAAGATGGTGGTCTTGGGGTTCATGTTACTTTGGATCTTGATGGAAATGTCAAATTTGGCCCTGATGTTGAATGGCTTAGTGATATAGATGATATCTCAAGTATGCAAAACAA ttttgacTACACGGTATGTGCTGACCGCGCCAACAAATTCTATCCGGCGATTAGGCGGTACTACCCTTCTTTAAATGACGCGTCCCTGCAACCTGCTTATGCTGGCATCAGACCAAAAATTGCTGGCCCAGGAGACGCATTTTCTGATTTTATCATTCAG GGGGAGGAGGGTCATGGGATACCGGGACTTGTAAACCTCTTTGGGATCGAGTCTCCTGGTCTAACATCAAGTATGGCAATTGCTGAGCATGTTGCAGCCAAGCTATCAAGATTCTAA
- the LOC111880182 gene encoding L-2-hydroxyglutarate dehydrogenase, mitochondrial isoform X2, which produces MAESITLPILSSLQARFCVRGRRLLYEYCKEHGIPHKQIGKLIVACGHEELPKLNYLLNRGNENGVEGLRMMKGSDAMKLEPELQCLKALWSPTSGIIDSHSLMLSLMGEAETHGTIFSYNSTVIGAHMEGNQINLHISETKSLKNLDSKSQGNPDIILLPKLVVNAAGLTSTALARRFNGINHGVIPQSYYARGCYFSLSNITVSPFKHLIYPIPEDGGLGVHVTLDLDGNVKFGPDVEWLSDIDDISSMQNNFDYTVCADRANKFYPAIRRYYPSLNDASLQPAYAGIRPKIAGPGDAFSDFIIQGEEGHGIPGLVNLFGIESPGLTSSMAIAEHVAAKLSRF; this is translated from the exons ATGGCGGAATCTATTACCCTCCCAATTCTCTCAAG TTTGCAGGCTCGTTTTTGTGTTAGAGGAAGAAGGTTACTATATGAATACTGCAAGGAACATGGGATTCCACATAAGCAAATTGGGAAGCTAATAGTAGCTTGTGGACATGAAGAGCTTCCAAAGTTGAATTATCTTTTGAATCGTGGGAATGAAAATGGAGTTGAAGGGCTAAGAATGATGAAGGGATCTGATGCAATGAAATTGGAGCCTGAGTTGCAATGCCTGAAAGCTTTATGGTCTCCAACTTCAGGAATAATCGATTCACATTCCTTAATGCTCTCACTAATG ggTGAAGCAGAAACTCATGGAACAATTTTTTCTTACAACTCAACTGTGATTGGTGCTCATATGGAAGGAAATCAAATTAATCTCCACATTTCTGAGACCAAATCTTTAAAAAACTTGGATTCAAAGTCTCAAGGGAACCCGGATATTATACTTCTCCCTAAACTTGTAGTCAACGCTGCAGGGTTGACTTCTACAGCTCTTGCAAGGCGTTTTAATGGCATAAATCATGGAGTGATTCCTCAATCTTATTATGCACGTGGATGTTATTTTTCTTTATCGAATATTACAGTTTCGCCATTTAAACATTTGATTTATCCTATACCTGAAGATGGTGGTCTTGGGGTTCATGTTACTTTGGATCTTGATGGAAATGTCAAATTTGGCCCTGATGTTGAATGGCTTAGTGATATAGATGATATCTCAAGTATGCAAAACAA ttttgacTACACGGTATGTGCTGACCGCGCCAACAAATTCTATCCGGCGATTAGGCGGTACTACCCTTCTTTAAATGACGCGTCCCTGCAACCTGCTTATGCTGGCATCAGACCAAAAATTGCTGGCCCAGGAGACGCATTTTCTGATTTTATCATTCAG GGGGAGGAGGGTCATGGGATACCGGGACTTGTAAACCTCTTTGGGATCGAGTCTCCTGGTCTAACATCAAGTATGGCAATTGCTGAGCATGTTGCAGCCAAGCTATCAAGATTCTAA